The genomic region ttaacaattaatttaagtaaaattttgtgattgatattttaaaacGTTCTTCATTAGTagttaaacaaaattaagtgatttagctttaaaatgatttatttgatttaacagaaatttgatattaatttttcattgtacttattttaataaaagaaaactaattttaaaatcattctGCAATGAGAAATTTGAATCCTATCAATCACCTCTTTCGTTTCcttatttttagtattaaaatatcttaattgctataattattatttttgggttttagggaAGAAAATGTCGGTTCCTCTCACTGCTTCCCTTTATGTTCCTGGCACACTCGATGATGCCGACAAAGTTCTTGCCGATATCCGCACCGGATACTTCGTTGAGGTCCCTATATGAGTTTTCCCTATTTATTGCTTTCTACAACGCTTGCAGTTGCTGCTGGAGTATGATCTAATTTGCCCTCAATTGttttgtattttgaatttttttttctacagAAAACAATGGATGAAGGCAGAAATTATTGCGAGCGTAAGATCAACTTAGTGAAATCCAATTTCGATCTACTTAATGAGGTACCTTTATCTCCCTCTTCATCTACCTTTAATGGGATGAAACATATAACACTATAAAAAGTTAGAT from Gossypium raimondii isolate GPD5lz chromosome 1, ASM2569854v1, whole genome shotgun sequence harbors:
- the LOC105786035 gene encoding prefoldin subunit 5, whose amino-acid sequence is MSVPLTASLYVPGTLDDADKVLADIRTGYFVEKTMDEGRNYCERKINLVKSNFDLLNEVLSSNSSNRIKKRYFQNMTKGD